Below is a genomic region from Microbacterium sp. KUDC0406.
GCAGATCATCTCGCTCGAGGCCGAGCCGCGCCGTATCCTCACGCTGCGCAGCGAGATCGCGAAGCCGGTGCTCACCGACATGCTCGCCGACGCCGGTCATCTGGTCGACAGCATCGTCGCGTACCGCACCGTCGGAGTGCCGGTCACCGAGCGCATCCACCGTGACGTGCTGAACGGCCGCATCAACGCCATCCTCATCACCAGCGGCTCGGTCGCCCGGCAGGTGCGGGAGCAGTTCCCCGAGATCCCCGACACGACGCTGCTCGCGGCGATCGGCCCGCGCACCGCGACCGACGCACGCAAGGTCGGCCTGCCGATCTGGGCGATCGCCGACAAGCAGACGGTCGACGCCCTGATCGAGGTCGTCTCGCACTTCACCCTGCCGCACGCTGCCGACGAGTTCGCGCCGTGATCCGAGGGCGGGTCGGAGTCGCGTTCGCGCCGCCTCTTTTCGCTCGTGCGGCGCATATCCGCGCAGCGCGAGCAGAGAACTGCCGCGCGACAATCATGAGGTGATCCGATGACATTTCCCGAGACCCGTCTGAGGCGGCTGCGGCAGTCCGCACCCGTGCGCGCGCTGGTGCGCGAGACCTCGCTCGAGGCCCGGCAGCTCGTGCTGCCGATGTTCGTGCGCGAAGGACTGACCGATGCGGCGCCGATCGGCTCGATGCCCGGGGTCGTGCAGCACTCGCTCGACTCGCTGCGAGTGGCAGCCGCGGAGGCGGCGGATGCCGGTGTCGGCGGCGTCATGCTGTTCGGCGTGCCCGCTGTGCGCGACGCCACCGGATCCGGTGCGGACGACCCGCGCGGCATCCTCAACGTCGCGACGGAGGCGATCGCCGCCGAGGTCGGCGATGCACTGGTCGTGCAGACCGACCTCTGCCTTGACGAGTTCACCGACCACGGGCACTGCGGCGTGCTGGCCGCGGACGGCTCGGTCGACAACGACGCCACCCTCGAGCGCTACGCGTCGATGGCGCTGGCACAGGCGCGCGCCGGTTCGCAGCTGCTGGGCCTGAGCGGCATGATGGACGGTCAGGTCGCGCACCTGCGCGCCGCGCTCGACGCCGAGGGCTTCCAGGACGTGCTGCTGCTCGCCTACGCGGCCAAGTATGCGAGCGCCTTCTACGGGCCGTTCCGCGAGGCGGTCGACTCGCAGCTGCAGGGGGACCGCCGCACCTACCAGCTCGACCCCGGCAATCGCCGCGAGGGAGTGCGCGAGGCCGTCGTCGACCAGCAGGAGGGCGCTGACATCGTCATGGTCAAGCCGGCGATGGCGTTCCTCGACGTGCTGCGCGAGGTGCGCGACACCGTGGATATTCCGGTGTGGGCATATCAGGTGTCCGGCGAGTACGCGATGATCGAGGCGGCCGCGGCGAACGGCTGGATCGATCGTCGTGCCGCCGTGCTGGAGTCGCTGCTGTCGATCCGGCGTGCCGGTGCGGATGCGGTGCTGACGTACTGGGCGGTCGAGGCGGCGCGCTGGCTGCAGTCCGGTCGTTGAGCGAGCGACGAAGGAGCGAGCGCCGTGCTGAGCGAGCGCAGCGAGTCGAAGTGACGAAACGCCTTCAGATCCGCTCATAGGCATCCGACGTAGCCTTGTCGGGTACGTCTGCTGAACGAGGAGCCTCTGTGACCGACCGCAACGACACCCTGTTCGACGCCGCGCGCACCGTCATCCCCGGCGGGGTGAACTCGCCGGTGCGGGCCTACGGATCGGTCGGCGGGACGCCGCGATTCCTGGCATCCGCCCGCGGAGCGCGCGTGACGGATGCCGCAGGCACCGAGTACGTCGACCTCGTCGCGTCCTGGGGTCCCGCTCTTCTCGGCCACGCGCATCCGATCGTCGTCGAGGCCGTGCAGGAGGCCGCCGTCCGCGGCCTGTCGTTCGGCGCTCCGACCGAGGGTGAAGTCGAGCTGGCCCAGCTGATCGCCGACCGCGTGCGCTTCGGCGAGGCACGGCCCGTCGAGCGCGTGCGCCTGGTGTCGACCGGCACCGAGGCGACCATGACCGCCATCCGTCTCGCCCGCGGCGCCACCGGGCGCGACCTGCTGGTGAAGTTCGCCGGCCACTATCACGGCCACTCCGACGGCCTGCTCGCCGCAGCCGGCTCCGGCGTCGCGACCCTGGCACTGCCGGGGTCGGCCGGTGTGCCCGCGCCGATCGCCGCGCAGACGCTGGTGATCGACTACAACGACCCCGAGGCCCTCGCAGCGGTGTTCGCCGAGCACGGCCCGCGGATCGCCGCGGTGATCGTGGAGGCGGCGTCCGCGAACATGGGCGTCGTCCCGCCACTGCCAGGCTTCAACGCCCTGATCGCCGAGACCGCGCACGCGCACGGCGCGCTGATGATCCTCGACGAGGTGCTCACCGGGTTCCGCGTGCATTCCGCCGGGTTCTGGGGACTGCAGCAGGCCGCGGGCGAGGAGTACCAGCCCGACATCATCACGTTCGGCAAGGTCGTGGGTGGCGGAATGCCGCTGGCCGCACTGGGTGGCCGCGCCGAGGTCATGGACCTGCTCGCACCGGTAGGCCCGGTCTACCAGGCGGGCACGCTCTCGGGCAATCCGCTCTCCGTCGCCGCCGGCCTCGCGACTCTGCGCCTGGCGACGCCCGAGGCGTACGCGATGGTGGATGCCGCGGCTGACCGCATCGCGACCGCGCTCGACCGCGCCCTGACAGATGGCGGTGTGGTGCACACCGTGCCGCGTGCGGGGAGCCTGTTCGGCGTCGCGTTCGCGCCCGACGTGCCGCGCGACTACGCGCAGGCGCAGGCGCAGCAGGCGTTCCGGTACGCGCCGTTCTTCCACGCGATGCGCGAGCAGGGAGTGGCGCTGCCGCCGAGCGTGTTCGAGGCGTGGTTCCTCACCGCCGCGCACACCGACGACGACCTCGCCGTGGTCGAGAGAGCCCTGCCTGCGGCGGCCGCTGCCGCAGCAGCCGCCACCGTCTGACGGCGCCGGGCGCCGGGCGCCGCGTCTTCGGGGACGGGAGATCTCCCCGGAACAGGATGGAGCCGCGGTTTCGTCCGGTTGCGGCCGGATCTCCTGCTCGTGAACGGTCCGCCGGCTGACCAAACCCGGGGAACGCGGCGACACGCCGCCTGCTCTCGGCGAACCGCTGGCAGACTGTACGTCATGGTGACGTTGCTCCTCGATCAGTCTCAGCTCGAGATCGTGCTGTCACCGATCGAGCGCGCGGTGACGTTCCACCGGGAGAACCTGCGCATCGAGCGCTCGACGATCACGCGTGTGCAGCTGACGGAGGACGTCTGGACCTGGCTGCGGGGGTCCCCGGGCCCGGCACGCACATCCCCGGCATCCTCGCGGCGGGCACCTGGAAGGGTGCGGCGACGACCGACTTCGTGATGATCCGCCGGCATCGCCCTGGCGTCGTCATCGATCTCGAGGGTGATGAGCAGTTCCAGCGGCTGATCCTCACGACCAAGCACGGGCCCGCGCTCACGCAGGCGCTGCGCCTGGAGGTCAGCGAGGAGCAGGCCGACGTCGTCGAGATCGCCTCGACCGCTCCCGTACGGGTGCCGAAGGGCAGCAAGCGCCCCGTCATCCGACCGCGCCCTGCCTGACGACTTGCGTTCGCCTGATCTCGCCGCGCCGCGATTCTCTCTTCGCGCCGCGATTCGCTCTTCGCGCCGACGAGGGGTCGGAGGATGTCGCGTCCGTGGCGAGGGATGCCGCAGAATCTGACCCCGCAGGTGGGGCGAGAGGCGCGAAGGGTCAGTGCTTCTCGTCGGACTCCGGATCGGATCCGGACTCCGCGGACTCCGCGTCGGCGTCGGCGTCGGGAGCCTTGCCGTAGGGCCAGGCCGGAGCCGGGTCCTCGAAGTACGCGCGGCGGGCCGCGGCCAGGGAGTCGCGCATGGACGACAGACGCGGGTCCTCGGTGTCGTCGCCCTCGGCATCCGCGGGTCCGCCCTCGGGAGCATCATCGATGGCGCGGCTCAACAGCGGTGCGAACACCGGATGCGTCTCGACGGGCACGTCGTCGACCGCGTCGTCGTCCTCGTCGTGATCCGCCTCGACCGCACCCGTCGTGGGCAGACCGGTGATCAGCTCGGTGAAGGTCGGCTCGACGGTCTCACCGGGAAGCGAGATCGCAGAGGTCGCGAACGGCAGCGGCACATGCGAGATCGGCGCGCGGCTGGGAGCATCGGGCCCGTCGGCTTCCTCCGATGCGGCGTCCCACGTCGAGTCGCCGTCCTGTGCGTCCTCGGAGCTTGAGCCGGTGGCGTCAGCCGGGGCGGATGCCGGTTCGGCGTCGACCTCCGCTGCGGCGCCCTGCTCGCGATCGGCGGTCGCTTCCCCGTCGCTCCCGATGTCGGATGCCGGGGCGTCGGCATCGCGCGCCGAGTCCGCGGCGTCTTCTGCGGCGTGCGCATCGTCCTGGTTGTCGTGCGTGGGATGCTCGCCGTGGTCGTCGTGCTCTTCGGCGACGTCGTGTGCGGGGTGCTCGGTGACTCCGTGCGCGGAGCCTGCCGCGTCGTCCTGCGCGAGCGCCTGCTGGTCGTGCGCGTCGTCCTGGTTGTCGCTCGTGGGGTGCTCGCCGTCGGCGTCGTGCTCTTCGGCCGCGCCGCGCGCGGCGTCCTCGCCGCCCAGCGTGCCAGAGGTGCCCCCAGGCTCGCTGTTGGCGTCATGCGCGCTGCCGGCGTCATGCGCGCCGACAGAGCTCTCCGCGGCGCGCGAGTCCTGCTGGCTCCCGGAGTCCTGCTCGCTGCCTGCGGCCGGGGCGGAATCGGGCTCGGCGGCGACGTCTTCGTCGATCGCGGCCGGCTCTTCGGTGTGCTCGCCCTCGGCGTCGTGCTGCTCGGGCCCACCGTCGGAAGCGGGCCCATCCTGCTGGCCCTCGGCGTCGTGCTCGGACACGGCGCGCTCGTCCGCGTTCGCATCGTGCGCGATGTCGTCGGATGATTCGGCGTCGGCGGTCGTGCTCAGGTCCCGTCCGGCGTCCGCGAAGTCGTCAGCCGCGGCGGTCTCGTCGCGTCCTGCTTCCGCGTCGGGTCCCGCAACGGCCGTGCTCAGGTCGTGTCCTGCTTCCGCGGCGCCGTCTGCGGAGTCGTCGGCCTCGGCGGTCTCACCCTGTGGGGCATCCGGGCCGACGTCCGCGGCGACGGCGTCCTCGTCCGGCGCGACATCTGCGACGACGGCGGCATCGTCAGCCTCGCCTCGTGCGGTCTCATCGTCCGCGGTGTCAGCGGAGCCGCCCTCCGCCCCGGTGCTCGTGTCCTCGGACGCAGCGACGACGGCCGCCGCCGCCCCGCCGGCGGCGACTGCCGTCTCGCCGGGGACACCGAAGGCCGGTGCAGCGGCGATGGCCGTGTCGAAATCGTCCGTCTGCGATTCGGCGCCCTCCGACACGTCCGGATCCGCTCCGGCCCCCGCCTCGACGGCGATCGCTTCGGCAGCCCCGGACCCGGCGGATGCGGCATCCGCACCTGTGCTCCCGGCGAGCAGCGCAGGCTCGGTACGGCGGCCGTAGACGAGGTCGAGGAAGACCTCCTCCAGGCTCGGGCCGCGCTGCTGCAGCACGGT
It encodes:
- the hemB gene encoding porphobilinogen synthase, translating into MTFPETRLRRLRQSAPVRALVRETSLEARQLVLPMFVREGLTDAAPIGSMPGVVQHSLDSLRVAAAEAADAGVGGVMLFGVPAVRDATGSGADDPRGILNVATEAIAAEVGDALVVQTDLCLDEFTDHGHCGVLAADGSVDNDATLERYASMALAQARAGSQLLGLSGMMDGQVAHLRAALDAEGFQDVLLLAYAAKYASAFYGPFREAVDSQLQGDRRTYQLDPGNRREGVREAVVDQQEGADIVMVKPAMAFLDVLREVRDTVDIPVWAYQVSGEYAMIEAAAANGWIDRRAAVLESLLSIRRAGADAVLTYWAVEAARWLQSGR
- the hemL gene encoding glutamate-1-semialdehyde 2,1-aminomutase, with the protein product MTDRNDTLFDAARTVIPGGVNSPVRAYGSVGGTPRFLASARGARVTDAAGTEYVDLVASWGPALLGHAHPIVVEAVQEAAVRGLSFGAPTEGEVELAQLIADRVRFGEARPVERVRLVSTGTEATMTAIRLARGATGRDLLVKFAGHYHGHSDGLLAAAGSGVATLALPGSAGVPAPIAAQTLVIDYNDPEALAAVFAEHGPRIAAVIVEAASANMGVVPPLPGFNALIAETAHAHGALMILDEVLTGFRVHSAGFWGLQQAAGEEYQPDIITFGKVVGGGMPLAALGGRAEVMDLLAPVGPVYQAGTLSGNPLSVAAGLATLRLATPEAYAMVDAAADRIATALDRALTDGGVVHTVPRAGSLFGVAFAPDVPRDYAQAQAQQAFRYAPFFHAMREQGVALPPSVFEAWFLTAAHTDDDLAVVERALPAAAAAAAAATV
- a CDS encoding ATP-binding cassette domain-containing protein; amino-acid sequence: MPEGQVLEFTHVTKRFGDVTALSDFSARIEPGAVTGLLGPNGAGKTTSLRILLGQVRATSGTATIGGVPIFDMRQPLRTIGSVLEETVYRPRRSAARQLQLAAKANGIPAVRVDEVLDLVGLHGDADTRIGTFSLGMRQRLSLATALLGDPGVLVLDEPANGLDPEGIRWMRLLMRRLADEGRTVLVSSHVLSEVEQVADDVVVLSKGQAVYTGGIDALSDPTTGAVIVDAEDRAPLTAALAAAGLEFDVLRSGVTVRGSDAAAIGAIAASAGVALTVLQQRGPSLEEVFLDLVYGRRTEPALLAGSTGADAASAGSGAAEAIAVEAGAGADPDVSEGAESQTDDFDTAIAAAPAFGVPGETAVAAGGAAAAVVAASEDTSTGAEGGSADTADDETARGEADDAAVVADVAPDEDAVAADVGPDAPQGETAEADDSADGAAEAGHDLSTAVAGPDAEAGRDETAAADDFADAGRDLSTTADAESSDDIAHDANADERAVSEHDAEGQQDGPASDGGPEQHDAEGEHTEEPAAIDEDVAAEPDSAPAAGSEQDSGSQQDSRAAESSVGAHDAGSAHDANSEPGGTSGTLGGEDAARGAAEEHDADGEHPTSDNQDDAHDQQALAQDDAAGSAHGVTEHPAHDVAEEHDDHGEHPTHDNQDDAHAAEDAADSARDADAPASDIGSDGEATADREQGAAAEVDAEPASAPADATGSSSEDAQDGDSTWDAASEEADGPDAPSRAPISHVPLPFATSAISLPGETVEPTFTELITGLPTTGAVEADHDEDDDAVDDVPVETHPVFAPLLSRAIDDAPEGGPADAEGDDTEDPRLSSMRDSLAAARRAYFEDPAPAWPYGKAPDADADAESAESGSDPESDEKH